In the genome of Fulvivirga maritima, one region contains:
- a CDS encoding IS4 family transposase, translated as MIHAAELMPCLVRLTKGSQHDHTFLKQLQLPEGSYVVMDKGYIDYRQYAQWSHQGIFYITRMKENARYQSIDELELPEDKDFCVLKDEKVVISFKTDGQVQELQNRRIAYYDDLNNKLLVFMTNNMELEAATIAAIYKYRWQIELLFKKLKQNFPLKYFLGDNQNAIEIQIWSALICLLLMEVVRKQIKKRWAFSNMVSLVRFHLMAYVHLTRFLNNPDLELQKTIYKTNQYPLFSP; from the coding sequence ATGATTCATGCGGCAGAATTAATGCCATGTTTAGTACGGTTGACCAAGGGAAGTCAGCATGATCATACATTTTTAAAGCAATTACAACTCCCAGAAGGATCCTATGTGGTGATGGATAAAGGGTATATCGATTATAGACAATACGCACAATGGAGTCATCAAGGGATATTTTACATTACTAGAATGAAGGAAAATGCCAGATATCAATCAATAGATGAGCTAGAACTGCCTGAAGATAAAGACTTTTGTGTACTTAAGGATGAAAAAGTTGTTATCAGTTTCAAGACTGATGGACAAGTGCAAGAGCTTCAAAATAGAAGAATAGCCTATTATGATGACCTCAATAATAAATTATTAGTGTTTATGACCAATAATATGGAGTTGGAAGCAGCCACAATAGCGGCCATTTATAAATACCGATGGCAGATAGAGCTTTTATTTAAAAAGCTGAAGCAGAACTTTCCTCTCAAATATTTTCTGGGGGACAACCAAAATGCTATTGAGATCCAAATTTGGAGTGCCCTGATCTGTCTATTATTGATGGAAGTAGTCCGAAAACAGATCAAAAAAAGATGGGCCTTCTCTAATATGGTCTCATTGGTAAGGTTTCACTTGATGGCCTATGTTCACCTTACCCGCTTTCTAAACAATCCAGACCTAGAACTTCAAAAAACAATATATAAAACCAATCAATACCCTTTATTTAGTCCATAG
- a CDS encoding RagB/SusD family nutrient uptake outer membrane protein — translation MKKNIVLIMLIITVLAGCDDYVDIRTEGEVVPKRTINYRYLLNYTNKFDKTYRPVDIASDDIDLMNDSQVASLDASDFYRVHLNAYAWADSIYYQDEPDTDLVLMYQALYYSNVIINEVVDSEDGTEAEKMAIRGEALVHRAYALLTLGNIFGPAYDEQTANTDLSIPVFTTPTIDENIKRATVSRLYEVVINDLKEAANAGLPSRNSGRSIAYPSEASAYALLARTYLYMGNYDAALTNAQIALDHQNSLLNLEDYENEAYPNKQFDPELILSKSSNQTYRWAPLVLTLSDELLDLFDDGDLRYSIFTAPATMASTDYTEGRVYYKEFLTGEERNGGPTVPEMMLIKAECLARSNQYEAAMETINELRVHRFRAGEYTPLTATDAEDALRKVLQERRRELMCKGGFVGLI, via the coding sequence ATGAAAAAAAATATCGTATTAATCATGCTCATTATAACTGTTTTAGCTGGTTGTGATGATTATGTAGACATTAGGACTGAAGGAGAAGTAGTGCCGAAGAGGACTATTAACTACCGGTATTTGCTAAATTATACTAATAAATTTGATAAGACCTATAGGCCAGTAGATATAGCTTCAGATGATATCGATTTGATGAATGATAGTCAAGTTGCATCATTGGATGCTTCGGACTTTTATCGTGTTCATTTGAATGCATATGCTTGGGCAGATTCTATTTATTATCAGGATGAACCCGATACAGATTTAGTGCTTATGTATCAGGCTCTTTACTACTCTAATGTAATTATCAACGAAGTGGTAGATAGTGAAGATGGGACCGAGGCTGAAAAAATGGCCATAAGAGGAGAGGCTTTAGTACACCGTGCTTATGCCTTATTAACACTTGGTAATATATTTGGTCCTGCTTATGATGAGCAAACAGCAAATACTGATTTATCTATTCCTGTTTTTACTACCCCTACGATAGATGAGAATATAAAAAGAGCCACAGTGTCACGCCTCTATGAAGTAGTTATTAATGACCTTAAAGAGGCTGCTAATGCAGGACTTCCTAGTCGAAACTCAGGGAGATCTATTGCTTATCCTTCTGAGGCATCTGCCTATGCTTTGTTAGCCAGAACATACCTATACATGGGAAATTATGATGCCGCACTTACTAATGCTCAAATAGCCTTAGATCATCAGAATTCACTTCTTAATTTAGAAGATTATGAAAATGAAGCATATCCCAATAAGCAATTTGACCCTGAATTAATCTTATCTAAATCTAGTAATCAGACTTATAGGTGGGCCCCTCTCGTACTTACATTAAGTGATGAGCTATTGGATCTTTTTGATGATGGCGATTTGAGGTACTCTATATTTACAGCTCCAGCTACAATGGCATCTACGGATTATACTGAAGGGAGAGTTTATTACAAGGAGTTTTTAACAGGAGAGGAAAGAAATGGTGGTCCTACTGTACCGGAAATGATGCTTATTAAAGCAGAGTGCTTAGCACGAAGTAATCAGTATGAAGCTGCTATGGAAACTATTAATGAATTAAGAGTGCATAGGTTTAGAGCAGGTGAATATACACCTCTTACTGCCACTGATGCTGAAGAT
- a CDS encoding FecR family protein: MDKDKFHNLLKLYSDDKLSAQGKEELMAMVSSGEYELEVQEYIDSMLHSGDEIVDMSKEASDRIISGIIRETTSKVVPMYSWKFWTGIAATFLMLAVFTYQWLKPDTHVGEVKDAEYTAVAEDMEFDGKQYIQLPDGSTVILNDKSKLAYTKDFGDTVRRVQLEGEGYFDIAHDENKPFIVESGKVKITVLGTAFNINAYPDKKEVLVTVNRGKVRVEAEEAHKKVDLTPNEQAVFNTATSDLVATEVTAEPALSWKSNYLIFDDLKLSEAMAMIEQQYDVDVTFENEDLGNCRFTATFLNNENLEQVLSVVLGVVNAEYSYDKTSNEVFVTGKGCQ, encoded by the coding sequence ATGGACAAGGATAAATTTCATAATCTCTTAAAGTTATACTCAGATGATAAGCTGTCAGCTCAAGGCAAAGAAGAGCTCATGGCTATGGTATCATCTGGTGAGTATGAGTTGGAGGTACAAGAATATATTGACAGTATGCTCCATAGTGGTGATGAAATTGTGGACATGTCAAAAGAGGCATCTGATAGAATTATCAGTGGCATCATAAGAGAGACTACTTCAAAAGTAGTGCCTATGTATAGCTGGAAGTTTTGGACCGGTATAGCAGCTACTTTTTTAATGTTAGCCGTGTTTACTTATCAATGGCTGAAGCCTGATACTCATGTAGGTGAAGTAAAAGACGCCGAGTATACAGCAGTGGCTGAAGATATGGAATTTGATGGTAAGCAATATATTCAGTTGCCTGATGGCAGTACAGTAATATTAAATGACAAGAGTAAGCTCGCTTATACTAAGGATTTTGGAGACACGGTAAGAAGAGTACAGTTAGAAGGTGAAGGTTATTTTGATATAGCTCATGATGAGAATAAACCATTTATAGTAGAAAGTGGTAAAGTGAAAATAACGGTTTTAGGAACCGCCTTTAATATAAATGCATATCCGGATAAGAAGGAAGTGTTGGTAACAGTGAATCGAGGTAAAGTACGTGTAGAAGCAGAGGAAGCGCATAAAAAAGTGGACTTAACGCCTAATGAACAAGCTGTGTTCAATACTGCCACTTCAGACTTGGTAGCTACTGAGGTGACTGCTGAGCCAGCTTTATCATGGAAAAGTAATTATTTGATTTTTGATGACTTGAAACTATCAGAAGCTATGGCCATGATAGAGCAGCAATATGATGTGGATGTCACCTTTGAAAATGAAGATTTGGGTAATTGCCGTTTTACGGCCACTTTTTTAAATAATGAAAATCTGGAGCAGGTGCTTAGTGTGGTGTTGGGCGTAGTGAATGCTGAATATAGCTATGATAAAACATCAAACGAAGTTTTTGTAACAGGCAAAGGCTGTCAATAG
- a CDS encoding SusC/RagA family TonB-linked outer membrane protein encodes MKIFFTPRWLEGNTGYYYAFKNTLGHFLRIIKTAFRDKIDYRGLLMRFTCVLILFISALDLGIAHPVEGQKLEEIQVLVEFEDADLKSVFKTLEKKTNLLFAYPTGALDTYRVNMDKQSRSVKEVLDQALANTPYTYKRLENNILVFKKENNEEVKEVASIGAFEEQVRVTGKVTDATTGDPMPGVNIVLKDRALGTMTNAEGMYMIEARPEDVLVFSFIGYKPTEVLVGNNSILDVAMEVSLTTLSEVTILSTGYQKIEKERATGSFSTLESKDLKKVPSRNVIQQLEGQVAGLQVNINENDNTFVYDNLVGKESGGTSYSYKIRGQSTLDTDGKNDSPLIVLDGTPTEIDIRTLNPNDIEKITFLKDAASAAIYGVRAANGVIVIDTKKGKTGETTINFSHTTTFSSKPRISELPLMNSAELIDFEQELVDSGIAMDPTTSFFRPAPISDAMDIMFQEKRGELKPGEAYSALNILRNRNNYGQIEDNFLQRAKAESYNLSLSGGQEKHHYFASASYSKEETKFIGRQGRRLTLLVNQDFKLFDYATLNTSLKGSIFKYDQNHVGLQPLQSSNYMFLPYDQIEDFKYRQFYSAESIELENNGYLPGTYNYIQELDNRNNTVNEQNYFANVSLTIPLILEGLDFVSTYSIERSYSDNENIYNEETYHTREILNTATSVDPSTGNLIYGIPRGSIVQNNNYINTNTTSRFQLNYANNLVEDHYLRGMAGIEFRQMKTEGKGGTLYGYDEDSQTFVGSPISPYTTIDGYPRDLDYFNSRLSQRRRFLSYYGDLSYTYRNKYTLTGSVRLDDYNNFGVDKKYRRQPLWSVGTMWNMKKENFLAAVEPINSLKLRASYGYNGNVSLTTYPFTNISLSTQADPFSKDPYAAINSPANPALRWEKTGIFNIGVDFALFNNRLRGTVEYYDKKSKDLLVELPISVFYGVDGNRVTQNSATLKGHGVDMNLSGTILQKDAFNWDLGGVLTYNVNEVADSRFDDYTNYLRGAGRPPVDGYALNSIFAFRSAGLDNTGRTQVYNRNGDIVDYNTDLEELEDLKYMGTMLPDYYGGINTTLTYKRLSLYVLLTYKLDYVMVKPTFSYGLGRDYDLHTDLSNRWKTAGDEKNTDVPSLMGMTGNSLTRYMLSDKQIMDGDHIRLKQISLTYDLSGMFFTNYIKGASLSFSAQNVALLWTKNDEGLDPDFLPTLGKSSINLGPPVMYSVGVNVNF; translated from the coding sequence ATGAAAATATTCTTTACCCCGCGTTGGCTCGAGGGTAATACAGGGTATTACTATGCCTTTAAAAACACCTTAGGCCACTTTTTACGTATTATAAAGACAGCATTTCGGGATAAAATCGATTACAGAGGTCTTCTTATGAGGTTTACTTGCGTACTTATATTGTTCATTTCAGCATTGGATCTGGGTATTGCTCACCCGGTGGAAGGGCAGAAGCTGGAAGAAATCCAAGTATTGGTGGAATTTGAAGATGCTGATTTAAAATCTGTATTTAAAACATTAGAGAAAAAGACCAATCTCTTATTTGCTTACCCTACAGGAGCTTTAGATACTTACCGAGTAAATATGGATAAGCAGAGTAGGTCTGTAAAAGAAGTATTAGATCAGGCTCTGGCTAATACTCCATATACTTATAAAAGACTGGAGAATAATATACTTGTCTTCAAGAAAGAGAACAATGAAGAGGTAAAAGAAGTAGCTTCTATTGGTGCTTTTGAAGAGCAAGTGAGAGTTACTGGTAAAGTAACTGATGCCACTACGGGAGACCCTATGCCAGGGGTTAATATTGTTCTAAAAGATAGAGCATTGGGTACTATGACTAATGCTGAGGGGATGTATATGATTGAGGCACGACCTGAAGATGTTTTAGTTTTTTCATTCATAGGTTACAAACCTACAGAGGTGTTGGTAGGCAATAACTCCATTCTGGATGTAGCCATGGAGGTGAGCTTAACTACTCTAAGTGAGGTTACAATCTTATCTACAGGTTATCAAAAAATAGAAAAGGAAAGAGCTACAGGATCATTTTCTACGCTTGAATCGAAAGATTTAAAAAAGGTGCCTTCAAGAAATGTTATTCAACAATTAGAAGGACAAGTAGCTGGACTTCAGGTGAATATTAATGAAAATGACAATACCTTCGTCTATGATAACTTAGTAGGCAAAGAATCAGGAGGAACAAGTTATTCCTATAAAATAAGGGGCCAATCTACCTTAGATACAGATGGGAAGAATGACTCACCACTAATAGTACTTGATGGTACGCCTACTGAAATAGACATTCGTACGCTCAACCCTAACGATATAGAAAAGATTACTTTTCTTAAGGATGCTGCATCAGCGGCGATTTATGGGGTGAGAGCTGCTAATGGTGTAATTGTAATAGATACTAAAAAAGGAAAAACAGGAGAAACAACAATTAATTTCTCTCATACAACTACCTTTTCTTCTAAGCCGAGAATATCTGAATTACCACTAATGAATTCTGCTGAATTAATTGATTTTGAGCAAGAGTTAGTAGATTCCGGTATTGCAATGGATCCTACAACGTCCTTTTTTCGTCCAGCTCCAATAAGTGATGCAATGGACATTATGTTTCAAGAGAAGCGTGGGGAACTCAAGCCAGGTGAGGCGTATTCTGCATTGAACATTCTTAGAAATAGAAATAACTATGGACAAATAGAAGACAATTTCCTGCAAAGGGCTAAAGCTGAAAGTTATAACTTGTCATTAAGTGGGGGGCAGGAAAAGCATCATTATTTTGCTTCAGCATCTTATTCTAAAGAAGAAACAAAGTTTATAGGTAGGCAGGGAAGGCGATTAACGCTACTAGTTAATCAAGATTTCAAGTTGTTTGATTATGCCACCTTAAATACCAGTTTAAAAGGATCCATATTTAAATATGACCAAAATCATGTTGGGCTTCAACCCCTTCAATCGTCTAATTATATGTTTTTACCATATGATCAGATAGAGGATTTTAAATATAGGCAGTTTTACTCGGCAGAAAGCATTGAGTTAGAAAATAATGGTTATCTACCGGGTACCTATAATTATATTCAGGAATTAGATAATAGAAACAACACTGTTAATGAACAAAATTATTTTGCTAATGTTTCGCTAACTATTCCGCTTATTCTTGAGGGGCTTGATTTTGTAAGCACTTATTCAATTGAGCGTTCTTACTCTGATAATGAGAACATTTATAATGAGGAGACATATCATACCAGGGAAATATTAAATACGGCCACTTCAGTTGATCCATCTACAGGAAATTTGATATACGGAATACCTCGAGGATCGATCGTTCAAAACAATAATTATATCAATACTAATACTACTTCTCGTTTTCAACTTAACTACGCTAATAATTTGGTGGAAGACCATTATTTAAGAGGCATGGCTGGGATAGAATTCAGGCAGATGAAAACAGAAGGAAAGGGAGGCACTCTTTACGGGTATGACGAAGATTCTCAGACATTTGTGGGGTCACCGATTTCCCCTTATACAACTATAGATGGTTACCCTCGTGACCTTGACTATTTCAATAGCAGATTATCACAAAGACGGAGGTTTTTGTCTTATTATGGTGATTTGAGCTATACTTATAGAAACAAGTACACACTTACGGGAAGTGTTAGGCTAGATGATTACAATAACTTTGGTGTTGATAAAAAATATAGAAGACAGCCATTATGGTCAGTAGGGACTATGTGGAATATGAAGAAGGAAAACTTTCTGGCAGCTGTAGAGCCTATCAATAGTTTAAAGTTAAGAGCAAGTTATGGATATAATGGTAATGTTAGCCTTACCACTTACCCCTTTACTAATATTAGTTTAAGTACTCAGGCAGATCCATTTAGTAAAGATCCTTATGCCGCTATAAACTCACCGGCCAATCCGGCCTTAAGATGGGAAAAGACAGGTATTTTTAATATAGGAGTAGATTTTGCCTTGTTTAACAATAGACTTAGAGGAACAGTAGAATATTATGATAAGAAAAGTAAAGATCTCCTGGTTGAATTGCCCATATCCGTATTTTATGGTGTAGATGGTAATAGGGTGACCCAAAATTCGGCTACGCTGAAGGGGCATGGTGTTGATATGAATCTCTCAGGTACTATTTTACAGAAAGATGCTTTCAATTGGGATCTTGGTGGGGTGCTAACTTATAACGTTAATGAAGTAGCAGATTCAAGATTTGATGATTACACTAATTATCTCAGAGGAGCCGGTAGGCCCCCTGTAGATGGCTATGCTCTCAATAGCATTTTTGCATTCAGATCTGCAGGACTTGACAATACAGGGAGAACTCAGGTATATAATAGAAACGGAGATATAGTGGATTATAACACTGATTTAGAAGAGCTTGAGGACTTGAAATATATGGGTACCATGCTTCCTGATTACTATGGAGGCATAAACACTACCCTGACTTACAAGAGACTTTCGCTTTATGTCTTGCTTACTTATAAGCTTGATTATGTTATGGTGAAACCTACTTTTTCTTATGGACTTGGAAGAGACTACGATCTTCACACGGACTTAAGTAATAGATGGAAAACAGCTGGTGACGAGAAAAATACGGATGTACCCTCTCTTATGGGGATGACGGGCAATAGCCTTACCCGATATATGCTCAGCGATAAGCAGATCATGGATGGTGATCATATTCGCCTTAAACAAATATCACTGACGTACGATCTGTCAGGTATGTTTTTTACTAACTATATCAAAGGGGCATCATTATCCTTTTCTGCGCAAAACGTGGCACTTTTATGGACTAAAAATGATGAAGGTTTAGATCCGGACTTTTTACCTACATTGGGTAAATCAAGTATAAACTTAGGTCCTCCCGTAATGTATAGCGTAGGTGTAAATGTTAATTTTTAA
- a CDS encoding RNA polymerase sigma factor: MGSKEQKDDYELIKRVVEGDQKAFTQLYDQYRARLYSVALRLLKSPTRAEGVVQEVFLKLWKDREKLDSIKKIENYLFVMARNKIYDRFEKLANEQEADKVFWERKEHVTQADNELLEKQYEEILNSILKKLTPQQQEVYKLSKEEHLSQQEIADQMNISRLTVKTHMANALKIIREGLKKHIELALILGLFIS; encoded by the coding sequence GTGGGAAGTAAAGAACAAAAAGATGATTATGAGTTGATTAAAAGAGTAGTAGAAGGGGATCAAAAGGCCTTCACTCAGCTCTATGATCAGTACCGAGCCCGCTTGTATTCGGTAGCTTTACGATTGCTCAAATCGCCTACCCGCGCTGAAGGAGTAGTTCAGGAGGTATTTTTAAAGCTTTGGAAGGATAGAGAAAAGTTAGATTCGATTAAAAAAATCGAGAACTATCTGTTTGTTATGGCCCGAAATAAAATCTATGATCGATTTGAAAAATTGGCCAATGAACAGGAGGCTGATAAAGTATTCTGGGAAAGAAAAGAGCATGTTACTCAAGCTGATAACGAGTTGCTGGAAAAACAATATGAAGAAATATTGAATAGTATACTCAAAAAACTTACCCCTCAGCAGCAAGAAGTTTATAAACTTTCAAAAGAAGAGCACCTTAGCCAGCAAGAAATTGCTGATCAGATGAATATTTCACGACTTACCGTTAAGACTCATATGGCTAACGCCCTCAAAATCATACGAGAAGGTCTTAAAAAACACATTGAACTAGCGCTAATATTAGGCCTGTTTATCAGTTGA
- a CDS encoding DUF4372 domain-containing protein: MSKNTYFYGQPIFSQLLSLIDKSVLNQIISKYQSDRYYKKLNTWHHLVSMLYCCFSGASALRELTTGLLACQNKLIHLGIQFIPRRSTLSDSNKKRSSIVFADIYMKLFKKYRHLLPDSRLRMEVLNKLYIVDSTIISLFKDILKVAGRPEKRWQKQGRH, encoded by the coding sequence ATGAGTAAAAATACATATTTCTACGGACAGCCAATCTTTTCTCAACTATTATCGCTGATAGATAAATCGGTGTTAAATCAAATAATATCAAAATACCAATCTGACAGATATTACAAGAAATTGAATACTTGGCATCACCTAGTAAGCATGTTATACTGCTGTTTCAGTGGGGCAAGTGCTCTCAGAGAGCTTACTACGGGGCTTTTGGCCTGCCAAAACAAGCTGATCCATTTAGGTATTCAATTTATACCCAGACGTTCCACTTTATCAGATAGCAACAAAAAACGCAGTAGTATAGTCTTTGCAGACATTTACATGAAATTGTTTAAAAAGTATCGGCACCTTTTGCCGGACAGCCGCTTGAGAATGGAAGTTCTCAATAAACTTTATATTGTTGATTCAACGATTATTAGTCTGTTTAAAGATATTCTCAAGGTAGCAGGACGCCCTGAGAAAAGATGGCAAAAGCAAGGGAGGCATTAA